From Streptomyces yatensis, one genomic window encodes:
- a CDS encoding thioesterase family protein, producing the protein MTELLDGTLTTPVGRPRYEGANIRTWIGFKHFMYLTEEAVLQYFRERGVGAETLYHTYGLGLEIVDHSVSLPATLGIDDEVTAVVEPGKPKPGHGAPFKLRLTVERDGETVTVLTGKIRVALVTLKDAPADIQPVPAHLEPYTVPEVAALADAADHEPRTVADSELSAVLTPVGSNAFLWSWRIPYFYCHFSDRLQHSGYVRAMEEVVDRFLEDRGISIRTMLVERGWIPVVSRARVHMLADAFMEETLHTVFTVQEILKDVMYTATFDTYVHRDGRLVHTATGSIMHGYAVSRGELAGSLAEFDDTTRAALLGDAR; encoded by the coding sequence ATGACGGAGCTGCTGGACGGCACCCTCACCACCCCCGTGGGCAGGCCCCGCTACGAGGGCGCCAACATCCGCACCTGGATCGGCTTCAAGCACTTCATGTATCTGACGGAGGAGGCGGTCCTCCAGTACTTCCGCGAGCGCGGGGTCGGGGCGGAGACGCTGTACCACACCTACGGCCTCGGGCTGGAGATCGTCGACCACTCGGTCAGCCTGCCCGCCACGCTCGGCATCGACGACGAGGTCACGGCCGTCGTGGAGCCGGGCAAGCCCAAGCCCGGCCACGGCGCCCCGTTCAAACTCCGGCTGACCGTCGAGCGGGACGGCGAGACCGTCACCGTCCTCACCGGCAAGATCCGGGTCGCCCTGGTCACGCTGAAGGACGCCCCGGCCGACATCCAGCCCGTCCCCGCCCATCTGGAGCCCTACACCGTCCCCGAGGTGGCCGCCCTCGCCGACGCCGCGGACCACGAGCCCCGGACCGTCGCCGACAGCGAGCTGTCCGCCGTTCTCACCCCGGTCGGCTCCAACGCCTTCCTGTGGTCCTGGCGGATCCCGTACTTCTACTGCCACTTCTCCGACCGGCTCCAGCACTCCGGCTACGTCCGGGCCATGGAGGAGGTCGTGGACCGCTTCCTGGAGGACCGCGGCATCTCCATCCGCACCATGCTCGTCGAGCGCGGCTGGATCCCCGTGGTGTCCCGTGCCCGGGTGCACATGCTCGCCGACGCCTTCATGGAAGAGACCCTGCACACCGTGTTCACCGTCCAGGAGATCCTCAAGGACGTGATGTACACCGCCACCTTCGACACCTATGTCCACCGCGACGGACGGCTGGTGCACACCGCCACCGGGAGCATCATGCACGGCTACGCCGTCAGCCGCGGCGAACTGGCCGGCAGCCTCGCCGAGTTCGACGACACCACCCGCGCCGCGCTGCTGGGGGATGCCCGATGA